From the Ruania alkalisoli genome, one window contains:
- a CDS encoding extracellular solute-binding protein — MSGTAISRRRILQGFGGAALLGTTGTLAACGGSSSGEETGAPDPSAGSAPSDVIPNFVASSFVEPDLPGSEAGVQAGFLSYPADPVQVHSEAPGKGGTVSALTFTWDAAAPGLGQNAYWQTLNERLGVELDLTYSPGGDYPNKFATTIAGGDVPDMTVVRTPQPNLPDLLAAQFQDLSEYLGGSAVERYSGLAALPTVSWKACVFGGRLFGIPIARPLVGTVLFARRDILQDMSLPEQPADYDEFRELVGELSNASENRWAMADPGAGLQAVKEMLHLPATWMEDGGSFTHVMETEEYKQVLADVTEMWEAGVFHPDSLSANNNQRNDWFTAGTISLNRAGAAGWNKFYDWGADVPGYEPMGLAMPGYDGGPGGHTAGSVTTGMLSFKQADAGRIEELLAIADYLATPFGTAEYLFRHFGEGGVHHELDGSDPILTDQGSVETVLPVKYLADSDGVVYAPGNEAATRSQHDYQSTVIPNVIPDPTVGLFSNLDATDGKTINGALRDFQIDVIAGRRSLDEWDAEVASWREAGGDDIRAEYEAAFAEANG, encoded by the coding sequence ATGAGTGGAACCGCGATCAGTAGGCGTCGGATTCTTCAAGGTTTCGGTGGTGCCGCACTTCTCGGCACCACCGGAACGCTGGCAGCATGCGGAGGTTCGTCCTCCGGCGAGGAAACCGGTGCGCCCGATCCGTCGGCCGGGAGCGCTCCGAGCGACGTCATCCCGAATTTCGTCGCGAGCTCCTTCGTCGAGCCCGACCTGCCCGGATCCGAGGCAGGCGTACAGGCGGGGTTCCTGAGCTACCCGGCCGACCCGGTCCAGGTGCACAGCGAGGCGCCCGGAAAGGGTGGGACAGTCTCGGCGCTCACCTTCACCTGGGACGCGGCCGCGCCGGGCCTCGGGCAGAACGCCTACTGGCAGACCCTGAACGAGAGGCTCGGAGTCGAGCTCGACCTCACCTACTCACCCGGTGGGGATTACCCGAACAAGTTCGCCACCACTATCGCCGGTGGTGACGTCCCGGACATGACGGTCGTGCGCACCCCGCAGCCGAATCTGCCTGACTTGCTCGCCGCACAGTTCCAGGACCTGAGCGAGTACCTCGGCGGCTCGGCCGTGGAGCGGTACAGCGGCCTCGCCGCACTGCCCACGGTCAGCTGGAAGGCGTGCGTCTTCGGGGGCCGGCTGTTCGGTATCCCGATCGCCCGGCCACTGGTGGGCACCGTGCTCTTCGCACGTCGCGACATCCTGCAGGACATGAGCCTGCCGGAGCAGCCGGCCGACTACGACGAGTTCCGCGAGCTCGTCGGCGAGTTGTCCAACGCCAGCGAGAACCGGTGGGCGATGGCTGACCCCGGCGCCGGTCTGCAGGCGGTCAAGGAGATGCTCCACCTGCCCGCCACCTGGATGGAGGACGGCGGCTCTTTCACTCACGTGATGGAGACCGAGGAGTACAAGCAGGTCCTCGCCGACGTCACCGAGATGTGGGAGGCGGGCGTCTTCCACCCGGACTCCCTCAGCGCCAACAACAACCAGCGCAACGACTGGTTCACGGCCGGCACCATCAGCCTGAACCGCGCCGGTGCCGCGGGCTGGAACAAGTTCTACGACTGGGGTGCCGACGTGCCGGGCTACGAGCCGATGGGTCTGGCGATGCCAGGCTACGACGGCGGTCCCGGCGGTCACACTGCCGGTTCGGTCACCACTGGGATGCTCTCGTTCAAGCAGGCCGACGCCGGTCGGATCGAGGAGCTGCTCGCGATCGCCGATTACCTGGCCACCCCGTTCGGAACCGCGGAGTACCTGTTCCGTCACTTCGGTGAGGGCGGGGTGCACCACGAACTGGACGGTAGCGACCCGATCCTCACCGACCAGGGCAGTGTGGAGACGGTGCTGCCGGTGAAGTACCTCGCCGACTCCGACGGCGTCGTGTACGCACCTGGCAACGAGGCCGCCACCCGGTCCCAGCACGACTACCAGTCCACGGTCATCCCGAATGTCATCCCCGATCCGACCGTGGGGCTGTTCTCCAACCTGGACGCGACGGATGGGAAGACCATCAACGGTGCGTTGCGCGATTTCCAGATCGACGTCATCGCCGGGCGTCGCTCGCTGGATGAGTGGGATGCCGAGGTGGCCTCCTGGCGTGAGGCAGGCGGCGACGACATCCGCGCCGAGTACGAGGCTGCCTTCGCCGAGGCGAACGGCTGA
- a CDS encoding acyltransferase, which yields MSDHTTGLIDAEPDFNTWAFWSTASAEQQQAQRARLHALADGGAHLGENCVVSEWAACYADSLTLGDRSYLAAFSYVTGDIEIGANSTVNAYAVVRGTIRIGDGVRIGAHTALLGFDHTFAPERPVHEQPVTSAGITIGNDVYIGSHVSVVDGVTIGAHSVIGAGSVVTKDVPEWSIVVGNPARRIRDRRDSRDSDGWSSPSRALAQLAERAREEASALLARCWDETTRTFSDTPGADPTVRALCDAVELADLLGLGVPEQLEREEIVETLTRSQDPATGLIPQLRSTIAQAAMEPTAADLGGGPIRYHLLCAGYALDLLGARFTHPIRVVDELRGDAMIAAVEQQPWSERAWGAGDWVDSVGTALLWNRDWFGRTGPLETLIGWLHLNVDRHSGMWGSPRPSDGLRQPVNGFYRLTRGTFAQFGLPLPQPERAIDTVLAHARDDRRFAPARATACDVLDIAHPLWLAGHQTNHRRSEVRAWAAAQVPRLAEAWHPGAGFGFAQRADARGDATPSLQGTEMWLAIAWYLADLLGESGALRYEPRGVHRPWAR from the coding sequence ATGAGTGACCACACCACCGGACTGATCGACGCTGAACCCGATTTCAACACCTGGGCGTTCTGGTCCACGGCGAGTGCGGAGCAGCAGCAGGCGCAACGTGCACGCCTGCACGCCCTCGCCGACGGCGGAGCTCACCTCGGCGAGAACTGCGTGGTCTCCGAGTGGGCCGCCTGCTATGCCGACTCGCTCACGCTCGGTGATCGCTCGTACCTGGCGGCCTTCAGCTACGTGACCGGAGATATCGAGATCGGGGCCAACTCGACCGTCAACGCCTACGCCGTCGTCCGCGGGACGATCCGGATCGGTGACGGCGTGCGGATCGGCGCCCACACGGCACTGCTGGGCTTCGACCACACCTTCGCCCCCGAGCGCCCCGTGCACGAGCAGCCGGTAACGAGCGCGGGCATCACCATCGGCAACGACGTCTATATCGGCTCCCACGTCAGCGTCGTCGACGGCGTCACGATCGGAGCGCACAGCGTCATCGGCGCTGGATCCGTCGTCACCAAGGACGTCCCGGAGTGGTCGATCGTCGTCGGCAACCCGGCCCGGCGCATCCGTGACCGCCGTGACAGCCGTGACAGCGACGGTTGGTCCAGCCCATCGAGAGCCCTCGCCCAGCTCGCCGAGCGGGCCCGCGAGGAAGCGTCAGCACTTCTCGCCCGCTGCTGGGACGAGACCACCAGGACCTTCTCGGACACCCCGGGGGCCGATCCCACAGTCCGGGCGCTGTGTGACGCCGTCGAACTGGCCGACCTTCTTGGCCTCGGTGTTCCCGAGCAGCTCGAGCGGGAGGAGATCGTCGAGACGCTGACACGCTCCCAGGATCCGGCCACTGGCCTGATCCCGCAGCTGCGCAGCACGATCGCGCAAGCCGCGATGGAACCGACCGCGGCAGATCTGGGCGGCGGACCGATCCGGTACCACCTGCTGTGCGCCGGATACGCGCTCGACCTGCTCGGAGCGCGGTTCACCCATCCGATCCGCGTGGTGGATGAGCTGCGCGGGGACGCGATGATCGCCGCGGTCGAGCAGCAGCCATGGTCCGAGCGCGCCTGGGGCGCAGGCGACTGGGTCGACTCGGTCGGCACCGCCCTGCTGTGGAACCGCGACTGGTTCGGCCGTACCGGACCGCTGGAGACACTGATCGGCTGGCTGCACCTGAACGTCGACCGGCACTCGGGCATGTGGGGCTCACCGCGACCCAGCGACGGGCTGCGGCAACCGGTGAACGGCTTCTACCGCCTCACCCGCGGCACATTCGCACAGTTCGGTCTGCCACTGCCACAGCCGGAGCGCGCGATCGACACCGTCCTCGCCCATGCCCGGGACGACCGCCGGTTCGCACCCGCTCGCGCCACTGCGTGCGACGTCCTCGATATCGCCCACCCGCTGTGGCTCGCCGGCCACCAGACGAACCACCGTCGCAGTGAGGTTCGCGCCTGGGCGGCCGCGCAGGTACCGCGACTGGCCGAGGCGTGGCACCCTGGCGCTGGGTTCGGCTTCGCACAACGCGCCGATGCGCGCGGCGATGCCACCCCGAGCCTGCAGGGCACCGAGATGTGGCTCGCGATCGCCTGGTACCTGGCCGATCTGCTCGGCGAGTCCGGAGCCCTGCGCTACGAGCCGCGCGGGGTGCACCGACCCTGGGCGCGCTGA
- a CDS encoding glycoside hydrolase 5 family protein, protein MKVGVNYTPRRGWFHSWYSVDLDEVRRDLDAIAGLGLDHVRIFPVWPILQPDRAVIRAEALADVAAVVSAAGERGLDVWVDALNGHLSSFDYLPAWVTSWHRRNLFTDPDVRSGQVALVTALAGAVKDLPGARGIGLGNEFSQFAAPRHPDRHVVRSDQVHGWLAELIGAAEVAWPHGRHSHSFDDDLWFVDSHPFGPAHAVRHGAMTTVHSWVFGKNWDRYENEVEQALPYFARYLLELAAAHSGPGRPVWLQEVGAPISHVPSRYAPDFLRRTLELAAGAPGLEAVTWWCSHDVTRAMPDFPELEYSLGLFDADGAVKPIGWELAAMVEDLRAVQASPSGTERSVVAVPAATARADLTPDGEVFAQWYAQARTGTVPALQLP, encoded by the coding sequence ATGAAGGTCGGCGTCAACTACACGCCACGGCGCGGGTGGTTCCACTCCTGGTACTCCGTGGACCTCGACGAGGTGCGTCGCGACCTGGACGCGATCGCGGGGCTGGGCCTGGATCACGTACGCATCTTCCCCGTCTGGCCCATCCTGCAGCCGGACCGTGCTGTCATCAGGGCTGAGGCGCTCGCCGACGTGGCCGCCGTCGTGAGTGCGGCGGGCGAGCGCGGACTGGACGTGTGGGTGGACGCCCTGAACGGGCACCTGTCCAGCTTCGACTATCTACCGGCCTGGGTGACGAGCTGGCACCGCCGGAACCTGTTCACCGATCCCGACGTGCGCTCCGGCCAGGTGGCGCTGGTGACGGCGCTCGCAGGCGCCGTCAAGGATCTTCCCGGTGCTCGTGGGATCGGGCTGGGCAATGAGTTCTCCCAGTTCGCCGCTCCGCGCCACCCGGATCGGCACGTGGTGCGTTCGGACCAGGTGCACGGCTGGCTGGCCGAGCTGATCGGGGCGGCGGAGGTCGCATGGCCGCACGGGCGGCACTCGCACAGCTTCGACGACGACCTGTGGTTCGTCGACTCCCACCCCTTCGGGCCCGCGCACGCCGTGCGCCACGGGGCGATGACCACGGTGCACTCGTGGGTGTTCGGTAAGAACTGGGACCGCTACGAGAACGAGGTGGAGCAGGCACTGCCGTACTTCGCGCGCTACCTGCTTGAGCTGGCTGCGGCGCACTCGGGCCCCGGCAGACCCGTCTGGCTGCAGGAAGTGGGCGCCCCGATCTCGCATGTGCCCTCCCGCTATGCGCCCGACTTCCTGCGGCGGACACTGGAACTGGCCGCCGGGGCTCCTGGCCTGGAAGCGGTGACCTGGTGGTGCAGCCACGACGTCACGCGCGCGATGCCGGACTTCCCCGAGCTGGAGTACTCCCTTGGCCTGTTCGACGCCGATGGCGCGGTCAAGCCGATCGGCTGGGAGCTGGCGGCCATGGTGGAGGATCTGCGCGCCGTGCAGGCCAGCCCCTCAGGCACCGAGCGGTCGGTGGTCGCGGTACCGGCTGCTACGGCCCGGGCGGATCTGACACCCGATGGTGAGGTGTTCGCGCAGTGGTACGCCCAGGCTCGCACCGGCACGGTGCCGGCCCTGCAGCTCCCCTGA
- a CDS encoding alpha-mannosidase yields MHRHEGIDAGRVRRHLAERVAPAQTEPVVALEVRAAQVTAADGPAAGVPGQGEPIGFTAAGDLDYRPVAVGEAWGPAWGTTWFHLSAVVPPEARGGLLEAVVELGWQDHSPGFQSEGTVYRPDGTVIKGLHPRNSWIPVELGPDGRFEVIVEAAANPILLDVPPFVPTERGDRHTMDHAPLYRLTRAEIVRVHPQVRELVADLTALEGLTQELPADSGRRAELRVSLDRALDALDLTDIPGTAQEARNRIAGALAAPAAPSAHQLVAVGHAHIDSAWLWPLRETRRKVARTIANVLRLQADGHDVVFAFPAAQHAAWLEEDQPELFTRVQRAVAEGRIVPVGGMWVEADANLPGGEAMARQFVLGGAFFERVFGHRCEEVWLPDSFGYSGALPQLARLAGARWFLTQKISWNQVDDFPHHTFWWEGIDGSRVFTHFPPADTYGSDLSAKELHHAAANFRDKGAARTSLVPFGYGDGGGGPTREMLAQATRAADLDGSPQVRLGSPREFFTQAEAEYADPPVWSGELYLELHRATYTTQARIKRANREAEHLLREAELWATTAAVRGLLDYPRALFEECWRTTLLGQFHDILPGTSISWVYQDVLTDLAAAAERLTEVIERSLAALAAEQSGEVTVNAGPYARGGVPALGAAVVPPASGDVRVYADGGAYVLEDAHLRVRIDSDGLITSLVDSTCGREVIPPGERGNLLQVHQDFPNMWDAWDVDPFYRNTVVDLTEVERIEASTDAGSATVTVHRRFEGRPIVQTLSLRAGEPGLHLGVDVDWAAKDKFLKVAWPVDVHTDHARFEVQMGHLSRPTHTNTSWDFYRFEVYAHRWLHVGEPGYGVGLANEATYGYDLTRHSRPGGGTYHLVRASLLRGPAYPDPRTDHGSHHFAFRLLPGADIPATVAAGYAANLPLRRVPGGEFEPLFTVSEGAVVEAVKLAEDGSGDVVVRLYEPYGRRTQVHLTPSFATMGVVETDLHERPLTEETTVQPSVLAGGAGAHGPIAVRLRPFQVATIRLEVVR; encoded by the coding sequence ATGCACCGGCACGAGGGCATAGACGCGGGACGGGTGCGCAGGCACCTCGCCGAACGAGTGGCGCCTGCGCAGACGGAGCCGGTGGTCGCCCTGGAGGTGCGGGCCGCGCAGGTGACCGCGGCTGACGGACCTGCCGCCGGCGTGCCGGGTCAGGGGGAGCCGATCGGATTCACCGCCGCAGGCGACCTCGATTACCGGCCGGTCGCCGTCGGTGAGGCATGGGGGCCGGCCTGGGGCACGACCTGGTTCCACCTCAGCGCCGTGGTGCCACCGGAAGCACGCGGCGGGCTGCTGGAAGCCGTCGTCGAACTCGGCTGGCAGGACCACTCGCCCGGCTTTCAGTCCGAAGGCACCGTGTACCGCCCAGACGGCACGGTGATCAAGGGGCTCCATCCGCGGAACAGCTGGATCCCGGTGGAGCTCGGCCCCGACGGCCGGTTCGAGGTGATCGTGGAGGCGGCAGCCAACCCGATCCTGCTCGACGTGCCACCGTTCGTACCGACTGAGCGGGGGGACCGGCACACCATGGACCACGCCCCCCTCTACCGGCTCACGCGCGCCGAGATCGTCCGCGTCCACCCGCAGGTGCGCGAACTGGTGGCGGACCTGACCGCACTGGAAGGGCTCACTCAGGAGCTGCCGGCTGACTCCGGCCGCCGCGCCGAACTGCGGGTCAGCCTGGACCGCGCCCTGGACGCCCTCGACCTGACGGATATACCCGGCACGGCTCAGGAAGCCCGGAACCGGATCGCCGGAGCACTCGCCGCACCGGCGGCGCCGAGCGCGCACCAATTAGTGGCCGTCGGGCATGCGCACATCGACTCCGCCTGGTTGTGGCCGCTGCGCGAGACCCGCCGCAAGGTGGCGCGCACCATCGCGAACGTGCTGCGCCTGCAGGCCGACGGGCACGACGTCGTGTTCGCCTTCCCTGCCGCCCAGCACGCCGCTTGGCTCGAAGAGGACCAACCCGAGCTGTTTACCCGGGTGCAGCGTGCGGTGGCCGAAGGGCGCATCGTGCCGGTGGGGGGCATGTGGGTGGAGGCCGACGCCAACCTGCCCGGTGGTGAGGCCATGGCACGTCAATTCGTGCTCGGCGGTGCCTTCTTCGAGCGCGTCTTCGGCCACCGGTGCGAGGAGGTGTGGCTGCCGGACAGCTTCGGCTACTCGGGCGCGCTCCCGCAGCTGGCCCGGCTCGCCGGGGCACGGTGGTTCCTCACCCAGAAGATCTCCTGGAACCAGGTGGACGACTTCCCGCACCACACCTTCTGGTGGGAGGGCATCGACGGCAGCCGGGTGTTCACCCACTTCCCGCCCGCCGACACCTACGGGTCGGACCTGTCCGCCAAGGAGCTGCACCACGCTGCGGCGAACTTCCGCGACAAGGGTGCCGCCCGCACCTCGCTGGTGCCATTCGGATATGGCGACGGTGGGGGCGGTCCCACCCGGGAGATGCTCGCCCAGGCCACCCGTGCAGCCGACCTGGACGGCTCCCCGCAGGTGCGCCTCGGCAGTCCGCGGGAGTTCTTCACCCAGGCCGAGGCCGAATACGCGGATCCGCCGGTGTGGTCTGGTGAGCTGTACCTGGAGCTGCACCGCGCCACCTACACGACGCAGGCGCGGATCAAGCGGGCCAACCGCGAGGCCGAGCATCTGCTCCGCGAAGCCGAGCTGTGGGCCACCACGGCCGCGGTCCGCGGGCTGCTCGACTACCCCCGCGCCCTGTTCGAGGAGTGCTGGCGCACGACCTTGCTCGGCCAGTTCCACGACATCCTGCCCGGCACCTCGATCTCCTGGGTGTACCAGGACGTGCTCACTGATCTCGCCGCCGCCGCCGAGCGGCTCACCGAGGTGATCGAGCGCAGCCTCGCCGCTCTCGCCGCGGAGCAGTCCGGTGAGGTCACGGTCAACGCCGGGCCGTACGCCCGGGGAGGTGTGCCGGCCCTCGGGGCTGCCGTGGTGCCGCCGGCCTCCGGAGATGTCCGGGTGTATGCCGACGGCGGAGCCTACGTTCTCGAGGACGCGCACCTACGGGTGCGTATCGACTCCGACGGCCTGATCACGTCCCTCGTGGACAGCACGTGCGGCCGCGAGGTGATCCCGCCGGGGGAGCGGGGCAACCTGCTCCAGGTGCACCAGGACTTCCCGAATATGTGGGACGCCTGGGATGTGGATCCGTTCTACCGGAACACGGTGGTCGACCTCACCGAGGTGGAACGGATCGAGGCCTCGACCGACGCGGGCTCCGCGACCGTCACGGTGCACCGCCGCTTCGAGGGCCGCCCGATCGTGCAGACGCTCAGCCTGCGCGCCGGGGAGCCGGGTCTGCACCTCGGCGTGGATGTGGACTGGGCAGCCAAGGACAAGTTCCTCAAGGTGGCTTGGCCGGTAGACGTGCACACCGACCACGCCCGCTTCGAAGTGCAGATGGGGCACCTGAGTCGACCCACCCACACCAACACCAGTTGGGACTTCTACCGGTTCGAGGTCTACGCGCACCGGTGGCTGCACGTGGGTGAGCCCGGGTACGGCGTCGGTCTGGCGAACGAGGCCACCTACGGCTATGACCTCACCAGGCACTCCCGCCCCGGCGGCGGCACCTACCACCTGGTGCGCGCCAGCCTGCTGCGCGGACCGGCCTACCCGGACCCGCGCACCGACCACGGCAGCCACCACTTCGCGTTCCGGCTGCTGCCGGGAGCGGACATCCCAGCCACTGTGGCCGCAGGCTACGCGGCCAACCTGCCGCTGCGCAGAGTGCCCGGTGGGGAGTTCGAGCCGCTGTTCACGGTGAGCGAGGGCGCGGTGGTCGAGGCCGTGAAGCTCGCCGAGGACGGCAGCGGGGATGTGGTGGTGCGCCTCTACGAGCCGTACGGCCGGCGTACTCAGGTGCACCTGACGCCGTCGTTCGCCACGATGGGTGTGGTGGAGACAGACCTGCACGAACGACCGCTCACGGAGGAGACCACAGTGCAACCGAGCGTGCTGGCCGGCGGCGCCGGGGCCCACGGGCCGATTGCGGTGCGGCTGCGCCCGTTCCAGGTGGCCACGATCCGGCTGGAGGTGGTCCGATGA
- a CDS encoding LacI family DNA-binding transcriptional regulator, which produces MKRPTIRDIAHAAGVSPGAVSFALNDQPGVSEATRARVRKVADEIGWQPSAAARALSNNRAQAVGLVITRPTDTISNEGFYLRFIAGVEHVLTRQHQSLLLQMVQTEEEERLAHARWWSGKHVDGVILTDPREQDDRPAALAHLGLPCTVVGVSTACSGLAGVGSVVTDDAKAMRRVVEHLHETGRHRVAHVAGLSGLVHVETRRRAFRDVAAEEGLDVVASWTTDFTEDAGRHATAEVLRDAGEEHVDAIVFDNELLALGGLVAVHDAGLRVPEDVALVSFEDSPVCRVVSPPLTALYRDPADLGRMAAEALLATIETGVAQHLTAPAPSIVPRGSTSG; this is translated from the coding sequence GTGAAGCGCCCCACGATCCGCGACATCGCCCACGCTGCCGGTGTCTCACCGGGTGCTGTCTCGTTCGCGTTGAACGACCAGCCCGGGGTCTCTGAGGCGACCCGCGCGCGGGTGCGGAAGGTCGCCGACGAGATCGGCTGGCAGCCCAGCGCCGCCGCCCGCGCACTGTCGAACAACCGGGCCCAGGCGGTCGGCCTGGTGATCACCCGACCTACCGACACGATCTCGAACGAGGGCTTCTACCTGCGCTTCATCGCCGGGGTGGAGCACGTGCTCACCCGGCAGCACCAGTCGTTGCTGCTCCAGATGGTGCAGACCGAGGAGGAGGAGCGGCTCGCTCACGCGCGCTGGTGGTCCGGCAAACACGTGGACGGGGTGATCCTGACCGACCCGCGGGAGCAGGACGATCGCCCGGCCGCCCTGGCCCACCTCGGGCTGCCGTGCACCGTGGTAGGAGTCTCCACAGCGTGCTCCGGGCTCGCAGGCGTCGGGTCGGTGGTCACCGACGACGCGAAGGCGATGCGGCGAGTGGTGGAGCACCTGCACGAGACCGGCCGGCACCGGGTGGCGCATGTGGCAGGACTCAGCGGTCTGGTACACGTGGAGACCAGGCGCCGAGCGTTCCGGGACGTGGCTGCCGAAGAAGGACTTGACGTCGTGGCCTCGTGGACCACTGACTTCACCGAGGACGCCGGGCGCCATGCCACCGCTGAGGTGCTGCGCGACGCGGGAGAGGAGCACGTGGACGCGATCGTCTTCGACAACGAGCTGCTCGCCCTGGGCGGACTGGTCGCAGTCCACGACGCCGGCCTGCGCGTGCCCGAAGACGTCGCCCTGGTCTCATTCGAGGATTCCCCCGTGTGCCGGGTGGTCTCTCCCCCGCTGACCGCGTTGTACCGGGACCCGGCCGATCTGGGCCGGATGGCGGCCGAGGCGCTGCTGGCCACCATCGAGACCGGTGTCGCCCAGCACCTGACCGCACCGGCACCGTCCATCGTGCCGCGCGGGTCCACCTCCGGCTGA